Proteins from one Setaria italica strain Yugu1 chromosome V, Setaria_italica_v2.0, whole genome shotgun sequence genomic window:
- the LOC101782035 gene encoding LOB domain-containing protein 6, with amino-acid sequence MASSVPAPSGSVITVASSSSSAAAAAVCGTGSPCAACKFLRRKCQPDCVFAPYFPPDNPQKFVHVHRVFGASNVTKLLNELHPFQREDAVNSLAYEADMRLRDPVYGCVGVISILQHNLRQLQQDLARAKYELSKYQAAAAAASASTGSNGGPQAMAEFIGNAMPNGAHNFINIGHSAALGSIGGSPAVFGQEQFANAQMLSRSYDGEPIARLGINGGYEFGYSTAMGGAGGPVSGLGTLGISPFLKSGTAGGDEKPSAGQ; translated from the exons ATGGCGTCGTCTGTGCCGGCGCCATCGGGCTCGGTGATCACCGTggcgtcgtcctcgtcgtcggccgccgccgccgcggtgtgCGGCACGGGGTCGCCGTGCGCGGCGTGCAAGTTCCTCCGCCGCAAGTGCCAGCCGGACTGCGTGTTCGCGCCCTACTTCCCGCCGGACAACCCGCAGAAGTTCGTGCACGTGCACCGCGTCTTCGGCGCGAGCAACGTGACCAAGCTGCTAAACGAGCTCCACCCCTTCCAGCGCGAGGACGCCGTGAACTCGCTCGCCTACGAGGCCGACATGCGCCTCCGGGACCCCGTCTACGGCTGCGTCGGCGTCATCTCCATCCTCCAGCACAACCTCCGCCAGCTCCAGCAGGACCTCGCCCGCGCCAAGTACGAGCTCTCCAAGTACCAG gcggcggcggcggcggcttctgcgTCGACGGGGTCGAACGGCGGGCCGCAAGCCATGGCAGAGTTCATCGGCAACGCGATGCCCAACGGCGCTCACAACTTCATCAACATTGGCCACTCGGCGGCGCTCGGCTCCATCGGAGGCTCCCCCGCCGTGTTCGGGCAGGAGCAGTTCGCCAACGCGCAGATGCTGTCCAGGAGCTACGACGGCGAGCCCATCGCGAGGCTGGGGATCAACGGCGGGTACGAGTTCGGGTACTCGACGGCGATGGGCGGCGCTGGTGGGCCTGTCTCTGGCCTCGGGACGCTCGGCATCAGCCCGTTCTTGAAGTccggcaccgccggcggcgacgagaagCCCAGCGCCGGGCAGTAG
- the LOC101782450 gene encoding rhodanese-like domain-containing protein 4A, chloroplastic, translated as MALLRLQEQCSLLRISSSHHPNPFKPPRNPRRTQLLPPNAAKNATPSEIPVPRAPAAAPKTAIPARKAAPWREALVPVAAAVASWPLPSLAAEGDGKVSLESIVVAIDDFNNRNPFFVAGVVFVWLVVIPLVQEYVFKKYKPVSAIDAFRTLRDVPEAQLLDIRRAKSVRFMAPPNLKLVEKSAVQVEFDEEDEKGFVKEVLARFPDPANTVVCVLDNFDGNSLRVAELLIENGFKEAYAIQGGLRGPEGWQAVQENYLPPSVHVFPRKKKGMKLAHTDVSADGADGMKGENEEPLAPPSTTVVNASDESKDVYENPNGSTTSAEHATRRPLSPYPNYPDLKPPSSPTPSKPRT; from the exons ATGGCTCTCCTCCGACTCCAAGAACAGTGCTCGCTCCTCCGCATCTCCAGCTCCCACCACCCAAATCCCTTCAAACCCCCAAGAAATCCTCGGAGGACCCAACTTTTACCGCCCAATGCGGCCAAGAATGCCACCCCCTCCGAAATCCCGGTTCCtcgcgcccccgccgcggcgcccaaGACCGCAATCCCGGCGCGGAAGGCGGCTCCTTGGCGGGAAGCCctcgtccccgtcgccgccgcggtcgcgTCCTGGCCGCTCCCTTCcctggcggcggagggcgacggGAAGGTGAGCCTCGAGTCCATCGTGGTGGCCATCGACGACTTCAACAACCGCAACCCCTTCTTCGTGGCCGGGGTCGTGTTCGTGTGGCTCGTGGTGATCCCGCTGGTGCAGGAGTACGTCTTCAAGAAGTACAAGCCCGTGAGCGCCATCGACGCGTTCCGCACGCTCCGCGACGTGCCGGAGGCGCAGCTGCTGGACATCCGCCGGGCCAAGAGCGTGCGCTTCATGGCGCCGCCGAACCTGAAGCTTGTCGAGAAGAGTGCCGTGCAGGTTGAGttcgacgaggaggacgagaagGGGTTCGTCAAGGAGGTGCTGGCGAGGTTCCCAGACCCCGCTAACACCGTCGTCTGCGTCCTTGACAA CTTTGATGGTAATTCTTTGAGAGTTGCTGAGCTACTGATCGAGAATGGTTTCAAGGAAGCCTATGCAATTCAAGGGGGCTTGCGAGGCCCAGAAGGGTGGCAG GCTGTTCAAGAAAACTACCTTCCCCCATCTGTACATGTTTTCCCGAGGAAAAAGAAGGGCATGAAGTTAGCTCACACAGATGTGAGCGCTGATGGAGCAGATGGTATGAAGGGGGAAAATGAGGAACCACTAGCTCCTCCAAGCACCACTGTAGTCAATGCAAGTGATGAATCCAAAGATGTTTATGAAAATCCCAATGGAAGTACAACTTCTGCAGAACATGCAACTAGGAGACCATTATCGCCATATCCAAAT TACCCTGACTTGAAGCCACCGTCATCTCCAACACCATCAAAACCAAGGACTTAA
- the LOC101783140 gene encoding G-type lectin S-receptor-like serine/threonine-protein kinase At2g19130 produces the protein MAAPRGRSAPACVLLPLLLGFVLLLQGAPSQAGDTVAAGRPLSGGDSLVSKRGKFRLGFFQPDNSSDHWYLGIWYNQISLHTTVWVANREAAITDPASSQLSIASDGNMVILDHRRSTVWSTNVTGVVASNSTTVGVILDTGNLVLADASNTSAVRWQSFDHFGDTWLPGGKLGRNKRTGEVTQLVAWKGYNDPSPSPFSLELDPGGSSQYLLKWNGGEQYWSSGNWTGHAFTAVPEMTPTDASPLSKYTFGYVDGADESYFVYDVTDESVVTRFLFDVTGQIKFLTWVEAAKEWMLFWSEPKKQCDVYAVCGPFGVCTENALPSCSCPRGFSQRRPGEWLQNDHTAGCARNAGLACSDRDGQHQKNSKNDDDRFYTMDDARLPSSARSAAAASARDCELACLGNCSCTAYSYTGGGGCSLWYGDLINLQDTTASGGGSSISIRLAASEFSGTGNARKLVIGLAAAGSVAAVAAIVLATILILRSRRIKSLRRVEGSLMAFTYRDLQFVTKNFTEKLGGGAFGSVFKGSLPDATPVAVKKLEGVRQGEKQFRAEVSTIGTIQHVNLIRLLGFCSERTRRLLVYEHMPRGSLDRHLFGASSQGGVLSWETRYQIALGIARGLEYLHDKCRDCIIHCDIKPENILLDEAFVPKVADFGLAKLMGRDFSRVLTTVRGTVGYLAPEWIGGAAVTTKADVFSYGMMLFEIVSGRRNVGQRGDGAVDFFPATAVGMLLDGDLRGAVDCRIAGEADVAEVERACKVACWCVQDAESLRPSMGMVVQVLEGLVDVDVPPIPKSLKVLADPAKYVEFFSGLPST, from the exons ATGGCGGCTCCCCGTGGAAGGTCGGCTCCGGCATGTGttcttcttcccctcctcctcggcttcgTGCTTCTGCTGCAGGGAGCTCCGTCGCAAGCCGGCgacaccgtcgccgccggccggccgctgtCCGGCGGGGACAGCCTGGTGTCCAAGCGTGGCAAGTTCAGGCTCGGCTTCTTCCAGCCAG ACAACTCGTCAGATCATTGGTACCTGGGCATCTGGTACAACCAAATCTCGTTGCACACCACGGTGTGGGTGGCGAACCGGGAGGCGGCGATCACCGACCCGGCGTCCTCCCAGCTTTCCATCGCGAGCGACGGCAACATGGTCATCCTGGATCACCGGAGGTCCACCGTCTGGTCAACCAACGTGACCGGCGTCGTCGCCTCCAACTCCACTACGGTGGGCGTCATCCTCGACACCGGCAACCTCGTGCTGGCGGACGCGTCCAACACCTCCGCCGTGCGGTGGCAGAGCTTCGACCACTTCGGCGACACGTGGCTCCCCGGCGGGAAGCTCGGCCGGAACAAGCGAACcggcgaggtcacgcaactcgTCGCGTGGAAGGGCTACAACGACCCGTCGCCGAGCCCGTTCTCGCTCGAGCTCGACCCTGGCGGCTCCAGCCAGTACCTGCTCAAATGGAACGGCGGCGAGCAGTACTGGAGCAGCGGCAACTGGACGGGCCACGCGTTCACCGCCGTGCCGGAGATGACGCCCACCGACGCGTCGCCGCTGTCCAAGTACACCTTCGGCTACGTCGACGGCGCCGACGAGAGCTACTTCGTCTACGACGTCACCGACGAGTCCGTGGTCACGCGGTTCCTCTTCGACGTCACGGGGCAGATCAAGTTCCTGACGTGGGTGGAGGCCGCCAAGGAGTGGATGCTCTTCTGGTCGGAGCCCAAGAAGCAGTGTGACGTCTACGCCGTCTGCGGGCCCTTCGGCGTCTGCACCGAGAACGCCCTGCCGTCCTGCAGCTGCCCCCGGGGATTCAGCCAGCGGCGGCCCGGCGAGTGGCTGCAGAACGACCACACCGCCGGCTGCGCCAGGAACGCCGGCCTCGCATGCAGCGATCGAGACGGGCAGCACCAGAAGAACAGCAAGAACGACGACGACAGGTTCTACACGATGGACGACGCGAGGCTGCCGAGCAGCgcgcggagcgcggcggcggcgagtgctcgTGACTGCGAGCTCGCGTGCCTCGGCAACTGCTCCTGCACCGCGTACTCTtacactggcggcggcggctgctcgcTGTGGTACGGGGACCTCATCAACCTCCAAGACACGACGgccagcggtggcggcagcagcatcTCGATCCGTCTGGCGGCGTCCGAGTTCTCAGGCACCGGGAACGCCAGGAAGCTGGTCAtcgggctcgccgccgcggggtcCGTCGCCGCGGTCGCCGCCATCGTTCTGGCCACAATCCTCATCCTGAGAAGCAGAAGGATCAAGTCGCTGAGGAGAGTCGAAGGATCCCTCATGGCGTTCACGTACCGCGACTTGCAATTCGTGACCAAGAACTTCACCGAgaagctcggcggcggcgcgttcgGGTCGGTGTTCAAAGGTTCTCTGCCTGACGCGACGCCCGTCGCGGTCAAGAAGCTTGAAGGCGTTCGGCAGGG GGAGAAGCAGTTCCGCGCCGAGGTGAGCACGATCGGCACGATCCAGCACGTGAACCTGATCAGGCTGCTGGGGTTCTGCTCCGAGAGGACGAGGCGGCTGCTCGTCTACGAGCACATGCCCAGGGGCTCCCTGGACAGGCACCTGTTCGGGGCTAGCAGCCAGGGCGGCGTCCTGAGCTGGGAGACGAGGTACCAGATCGCCCTGGGGATCGCGAGGGGCCTGGAGTACCTGCACGACAAGTGCCGGGACTGCATCATCCACTGCGACATCAAGCCGGAGAACATCCTCCTGGACGAGGCGTTCGTGCCCAAGGTGGCCGACTTCGGGCTCGCCAAGCTCATGGGCCGCGATTTCAGCCGCGTGCTCACCACGGTGCGGGGCACGGTGGGGTACCTGGCGCCGGAGTGgatcggcggcgcggccgtcacCACCAAGGCCGACGTGTTCAGCTACGGCATGATGCTGTTCGAGATCGTCTCGGGCCGGAGGAACGTCGGGCAGCGCGGCGACGGTGCCGTGGACTTCTtcccggcgacggcggtgggcaTGCTCCTCGACGGCGACTTGAGGGGCGCGGTGGACTGCCGgatcgccggcgaggcggacgTCGCCGAGGTGGAGAGGGCATGCAAGGTGGCGTGCTGGTGCGTGCAGGACGCCGAGAGCCTGCGGCCGAGCATGGGGATGGTGGTGCAGGTCCTGGAGGGGCTCGTCGACGTCGACGTCCCGCCCATCCCGAAGTCGCTCAAGGTGCTCGCCGATCCGGCCAAGTACGTCGAGTTCTTCTCAGGGTTGCCGTCGACCTGA
- the LOC101783797 gene encoding G-type lectin S-receptor-like serine/threonine-protein kinase At2g19130, with the protein MATWLSSCTISLLLLLISLQQSPLHASDTLTSNQQLSGNQKLISRDGNFALGFFQPAAEGSNGRWYIGIWYNKIPEQTIVWVANREKPVSDPVSSSLTISDDGNFILLANHSKSPLWSTNIKNNTAASSTVAVLLGNGNLLVRHESNASAVLWQSFDDFTDTWLPGNKLSRNKKTGVIKRMISWKDRGDPAPGLFSIQLDPNGSKQYILQWNSSEVYWTTGNWTNNGFSGVPEMSPVNPYPSSRFLFQFVDNDEEAYFTYNIKNDALIFTRTIIDVSGLFQTLVWAEAQQAWANSFTKPKAKCSVYGVCGEYSKCRENAASPCSCLKGFSENHPNNWKLDDQTAGCRRNIPLQCANNGSMKAKHDRFYTIDSVKLPDNAHITDATNVHDCELICLNNCSCLAYSHNGTCLVWYNHLMNLQDNIDTSSDSIFIRVAASELSNSGNKKLWLIGIIIGGFTVLSFGVAILYFLHRRRAIINGLNHDNGSLISFKYSNLQLLTRNFSEVLGAGSFGSVFKGVVSDTTAVAVKKLEGFHQGEKQFRAEVSTLGNIHHINLIRLLGFCSEGAKRLLVYEYMPNGSLDKHLFGSSSTTLSWKIRYQIAAGIAKGLAYLHEECRDCIIHCDIKPENILLDDSFVPKVADFGLAKLLGRNFSRVLTSMRGTVGYLAPEWISGEAITTKADVFSYGMMLFEIISGRRNLEHKETTMETFFPMLVARKLLEGEVQALLGEGLINGVNERELERACKVACWCVQGNESSRPTMGEIVKILEGVIDVGMPPVPRYLEVLCEGSENAKFFSYEAAK; encoded by the exons ATGGCTACCTGGCTTTCTTCATGCACCATATCCTTACTTTTACTTCTAATTTCTCTCCAACAGTCTCCATTGCATGCCTCCGATACCCTCACTTCGAACCAGCAGCTCTCCGGGAACCAGAAGCTGATCTCTCGGGATGGCAATTTTGCACTGGGATTCTTTCAGCCTGC GGCTGAAGGATCCAATGGCAGGTGGTACATAGGCATCTGGTATAATAAAATCCCAGAACAGACTATAGTGTGGGTGGCGAACAGAGAGAAACCAGTCTCTGATCCAGTCTCATCAAGCCTAACAATCTCAGATGATGGTAACTTCATTCTCCTGGCTAACCACTCTAAATCCCCCCTCTGGTCTACCAATATTAAGAACAACACAGCTGCTAGTTCAACAGTTGCTGTGCTCCTCGGCAATGGCAACCTTTTAGTCAGACATGAGTCTAATGCCTCTGCTGTGTTATGGCAAAGTTTTGATGATTTCACAGACACATGGCTCCCAGGAAACAAGCTCAGCCGCAACAAAAAAACCGGTGTGATCAAACGGATGATATCTTGGAAAGACCGAGGTGACCCAGCACCAGGGTTGTTCTCCATTCAGTTGGATCCTAATGGTTCAAAGCAATATATTCTCCAATGGAATAGCTCGGAAGTGTACTGGACTACTGGCAATTGGACTAACAATGGATTCAGTGGTGTGCCAGAGATGTCACCTGTCAATCCCTATCCCAGCTCAAGGTTTTTGTTCCAGTTTGTTGACAATGATGAAGAGGCATATTTCACGTACAATATTAAGAATGATGCATTAATATTTACAAGAACTATTATTGATGTGTCAGGCCTGTTTCAGACTTTGGTTTGGGCAGAGGCACAGCAAGCATGGGCAAACTCTTTCACGAAACCAAAAGCTAAGTGCAGTGTTTATGGTGTGTGTGGGGAATACAGCAAGTGCAGAGAGAATGCTGCTTCACCATGCAGTTGCCTCAAGGGCTTCAGCGAGAATCACCCAAACAACTGGAAACTAGATGACCAGACAGCAGGCTGTAGGAGAAACATACCGCTACAGTGTGCCAACAATGGCTCAATGAAGGCAAAGCATGATAGATTCTACACTATTGATAGTGTGAAGTTGCCAGATAATGCACACATCACCGATGCAACCAATGTTCATGACTGCGAGTTGATTTGCCTGAACAACTGCTCTTGCTTGGCTTACTCTCATAATGGCACTTGCTTGGTTTGGTACAACCATTTGATGAATCTTCAAGATAATATTGATACATCAAGTGATAGTATCTTTATTAGAGTGGCTGCATCAGAACTATCCAACTCGGGAAATAAAAAGTTGTGGCTTATTGGGATCATCATCGGTGGATTTACTGTTCTAAGTTTTGGAGTGGCCATTTTATATTTTCTCCATAGAAGAAGAGCAATAATTAATGGTTTAAATCATGATAACGGGTCTTTGATCAGTTTCAAATACAGTAATTTGCAACTCCTGACAAGAAATTTCTCAGAGGTGTTGGGTGCAGGGTCTTTCGGCTCTGTATTCAAAGGGGTTGTATCAGACACCACAGCAGTGGCAGTCAAAAAACTTGAGGGCTTTCATCAGGGGGAGAAGCAATTCAGGGCAGAGGTGAGCACGTTAGGAAATATTCATCACATTAACTTGATTCGCCTGCTTGGATTTTGTTCTGAAGGAGCGAAGAGATTGCTTGTCTATGAGTATATGCCCAATGGTTCACTTGATAAACACTTGTTTGGTAGTAGCTCTACCACTTTGAGTTGGAAAATAAGGTATCAAATTGCTGCAGGGATTGCCAAGGGTTTGGCTTATCTGCATGAGGAATGTCGGGATTGCATCATACACTGTGATATCAAGCCAGAAAATATATTGTTGGATGATTCATTTGTTCCAAAAGTGGCAGACTTTGGATTGGCAAAATTACTAGGTCGGAATTTTAGCAGAGTTTTGACATCTATGAGAGGCACAGTAGGATATCTTGCACCAGAATGGATAAGTGGTGAAGCCATCACGACAAAGGCAGATGTCTTCAGCTACGGAATGATGCTTTTTGAGATCATTTCTGGAAGGAGGAATCTGGAGCATAAGGAGACAACCATGGAAACATTTTTTCCCATGTTGGTTGCAAGGAAGCTTCTTGAAGGAGAAGTGCAGGCACTGTTGGGCGAAGGATTGATCAATGGTGTAAATGAAAGAGAGCTAGAAAGAGCATGCAAGGTTGCTTGCTGGTGCGTTCAAGGTAATGAAAGTTCCAGACCAACAATGGGGGAAATTGTAAAAATTCTGGAAGGGGTGATAGATGTTGGAATGCCACCGGTTCCAAGGTATCTTGAAGTTCTCTGTGAAGGTTCAGAGAATGCGAAATTCTTTTCCTATGAAGCAGCTAAGTGA
- the LOC101764223 gene encoding G-type lectin S-receptor-like serine/threonine-protein kinase At2g19130, with protein MATSLPSCALYLLLLLSLQHPSQASDTLTANQKLSGNQKLISQDGNFALGFFQPAALVGGSNDKWYIGIWYNKIPTQTIVWVANRGKPVYDPVLSNLIISDDGNLALLANHSKSPMWSTNIRNHIATSSTMAVLNNSGNLVVKHDSNNSTVLWQSFDDFTDTWLPGNKLSRNKKTGVIKRLVSWKDRGDPALGLFSIQLDSNGSPQYILQWNNSIVYWESGNWSGNAYTGVPELSPSNSYPNSGYTFQFVDNDVETYFTYTVKNDAQTFTRGIVDVSGLFQTLVWTNVTQAWTPFFTQPKAKCIVYGVCGENSKCSENAASSCSCLKGFTEKYPENWKLGDHTAGCRRNVPLKCGNNGSMKTKQDRFYVINSVKLPDDARSIDAADVRACELTCLNNCSCIAYSYDGSCWVWYNHLMNLQDNIGGSMYSISIRLGASELPNSGTKKWRTTAIIISGLIVLSFGVTILYFSHKRRRPISGINHGDGSLISFKYRDLQFITRNFSERLGAGSFGSVFKGVLPNATIVAVKKLEGFHQGDKQFRAEVSTIGNIHHMNLIRLLGFCSKGPMRLLVYEYMPSGSLDKHLFGSSSTTLSWKIRYQIAAGIAKGLAYLHEECRDCIIHCDIKPENILLDDSFVPKVADFGLAKLLGRNFSRVLTSMRGTVGYLAPEWISGEAITTKADVFSYGMMLFEIISGKRNLEHTETSMGTFFPVLVAKKLLEGQVQTLFGSEIFNAVGVELERACKVACWCVQDSESSRPTMGEVVKILEGLLDVEMPPVPRYLEVLAEGSKNVKFFSDEPAK; from the exons ATGGCGACCTCTCTTCCTTCATGCGCCCTATACTTACTTCTGCTGCTTTCTCTCCAACATCCATCTCAAGCCTCTGATACCCTCACCGCAAACCAGAAGCTCTCCGGGAACCAGAAGCTGATATCTCAGGACGGCAACTTTGCACTAGGATTCTTTCAGCCTGCAG CTCTTGTAGGAGGATCAAATGACAAGTGGTACATAGGCATTTGGTACAACAAAATTCCAACTCAAACTATAGTGTGGGTGGCTAACAGAGGGAAACCAGTCTATGATCCAGTCTTGTCAAACCTAATCATCTCAGATGATGGAAATCTTGCTCTTTtagctaaccattctaaatctCCAATGTGGTCTACCAATATTAGGAACCACATAGCTACCAGTTCCACAATGGCTGTGCTAAACAACTCTGGGAATCTTGTAGTCAAACATGATTCCAATAACTCAACTGTGCTGTGGCAAAGTTTCGATGATTTCACAGACACATGGCTCCCAGGAAACAAGCTCAGCCGCAACAAGAAAACTGGTGTGATAAAACGACTGGTCTCCTGGAAAGACCGTGGTGACCCAGCACTGGGACTGTTCTCCATTCAGTTGGATTCTAATGGCTCACCCCAATACATTCTCCAATGGAATAACTCAATAGTGTACTGGGAAAGTGGCAATTGGAGTGGCAACGCATACACTGGTGTGCCGGAATTGTCACCTTCCAATTCATATCCGAACTCAGGATATACATTCCAGTTTGTTGACAATGATGTGGAGACATACTTCACATACACTGTTAAGAATGATGCACAAACATTCACTAGGGGTATTGTCGATGTGTCAGGTTTGTTCCAAACTCTTGTATGGACAAATGTAACACAGGCATGGACTCCTTTTTTCACGCAACCAAAAGCTAAGTGCATCGTCTATGGAGTGTGTGGGGAAAACAGCAAGTGTAGTGAGAATGCTGCATCATCATGCAGCTGCCTCAAGGGCTTCACTGAAAAGTACCCAGAAAATTGGAAACTGGGTGATCATACAGCAGGCTGTAGGAGAAACGTCCCACTGAAATGTGGGAACAATGGCTCAATGAAGACGAAGCAAGATAGATTCTATGTGATCAATAGTGTGAAGTTGCCAGATGATGCACGCAGCATAGATGCAGCTGACGTTCGTGCCTGTGAGCTAACTTGCTTGAACAATTGCTCATGCATTGCTTACTCTTACGATGGTAGTTGTTGGGTTTGGTACAATCATTTGATGAATCTGCAAGATAATATTGGTGGGTCGATGTATAGTATCTCTATTAGATTAGGTGCATCAGAACTACCCAACTCGGGAACTAAGAAATGGCGGACCACTGCGATCATCATTAGTGGGCTTATTGTTCTAAGTTTTGGAGTGACCATATTATATTTTTCTCATAAAAGACGAAGACCCATAAGTGGTATAAATCATGGTGATGGGTCTTTGATCAGTTTCAAATACAGGGATTTGCAATTCATCACAAGAAACTTCTCAGAGAGATTGGGTGCAGGGTCTTTCGGATCTGTGTTCAAAGGGGTTCTACCAAATGCAACTATAGTAGCGGTAAAAAAGCTAGAGGGCTTTCATCAGGGGGACAAGCAATTCAGGGCAGAGGTGAGCACCATAGGAAATATTCATCACATGAACTTAATTCGACTGCTTGGATTTTGTTCTAAAGGACCAATGAGATTGCTTGTCTATGAGTATATGCCCAGTGGTTCACTTGATAAACACTTGTTTGGTAGTAGCTCTACCACTTTGAGTTGGAAAATAAGATATCAAATTGCTGCAGGGATTGCCAAGGGTTTGGCTTATCTGCATGAGGAATGTCGGGATTGCATCATACACTGTGATATCAAGCCAGAAAATATATTGTTGGATGATTCATTTGTTCCAAAAGTGGCAGACTTTGGGTTGGCAAAATTACTAGGTCGGAATTTTAGCAGAGTTTTGACGTCTATGAGAGGCACAGTAGGATATCTTGCACCAGAATGGATAAGTGGTGAAGCCATCACGACAAAGGCAGATGTCTTCAGCTACGGAATGATGCTTTTTGAGATCATATCAGGAAAGAGGAATCTGGAGCACACGGAGACAAGCATGGGAACATTTTTTCCTGTGTTGGTTGCGAAGAAGCTTCTTGAAGGACAAGTACAGACATTGTTTGGTTCTGAGATTTTCAATGCTGTGGGCGTAGAGCTAGAAAGGGCATGCAAGGTTGCTTGCTGGTGTGTTCAAGACAGTGAAAGTTCCAGACCAACAATGGGGGAAGTTGTCAAAATTCTGGAAGGTTTGTTAGATGTTGAAATGCCACCGGTCCCAAGGTATCTTGAAGTTCTTGCTGAAGGTTCAAAGAATGTGAAATTCTTTTCCGATGAACCAGCTAAGTGA
- the LOC105914462 gene encoding rho GTPase-activating protein 2-like, whose protein sequence is MEIGWPTDVRHVAHVTFDRLHGFRGVPEELQREVEGRPPSASTTVLGVSTESMQCSYDGRGNSVLTILLHLQRRLYDQRAASPRRASSGSPPTEPRSSARGTSSTTPASFRTASTCIAWQGWLRSKFCGTSILGSTDPEEYILWEEQMEELLSLEKISKRFRSKASYYGVS, encoded by the exons ATGGAGATCGGGTGGCCAACGGACGTCCGTCACGTAGCGCACGTGACGTTCGACCGATTACACGGGTTCCGCGGCGTGCCGGAGGAGCTGCAGCGCGAGGTGGAGGGGCGACCGCCGAGCGCGAGCACGACGGTGCTCGGCGTGTCGACGGAGTCGATGCAGTGCTCCTACGACGGCAGGGGGAACAGCGTCCTCACCATCCTCCTCCACCTGCAGCGCCGCCTCTACGACCAGAGGGCGGCCTCGCCGCGGAGGGCATCTTCAGGATCACCGCCGACGGAGCCCAGGAGCAGCGCGCGAGGGACCAGCTCAACAACTCCGGCGTCGTTCCGGACGGCGTCGACGTGCATTGCCTGGCAGGGCTGGTTAAG GTCAAAATTTTGTGGAACTTCCATTCTCGGGAGCACTGATCCGGAGGAGTATATTTTGTGGGAGGAGCAAATGGAGGAATTGTTATCATTAGAGAAGATTTCCAAAAGGTTTAGAAGTAAAGCGAGCTACTATGGAGTTTCATGA